A part of Aquaspirillum sp. LM1 genomic DNA contains:
- a CDS encoding c-type cytochrome — MRIFSLSLLAALASAASLPALASADLAKQHNCLSCHSVDKKVVGPSYKDIAAKYKGQSVEAALIDKIKHGSKGVYGPIPMPANANVPDADVKTLVKWILAQ, encoded by the coding sequence ATGCGTATTTTTTCCCTGTCCTTGCTGGCCGCCCTGGCCAGCGCCGCCAGCCTGCCGGCGCTGGCTTCGGCTGATCTGGCCAAGCAGCACAACTGCCTGTCCTGTCACAGCGTGGACAAAAAAGTGGTCGGCCCCTCGTATAAAGACATCGCCGCCAAGTACAAAGGCCAATCGGTCGAAGCCGCATTGATCGACAAAATCAAGCACGGCAGCAAGGGCGTGTACGGCCCCATCCCGATGCCGGCCAACGCCAATGTGCCGGACGCCGACGTCAAGACCTTGGTGAAATGGATTCTGGCGCAATGA
- a CDS encoding cytochrome c, translating into MNWRALAVLGLALASAAHAAELAPARAAALTHMLHQECGACHGLRLTGGLGSPLTASALADKPANSLVATILDGRPGSAMPPWRPFVSADEARWLVEQLQQGRLP; encoded by the coding sequence ATGAACTGGCGCGCGCTGGCCGTGCTGGGCCTAGCCCTGGCCAGCGCCGCCCACGCCGCCGAGCTGGCCCCGGCGCGCGCGGCGGCGCTTACCCACATGCTGCATCAGGAATGCGGTGCCTGCCACGGCCTGCGCCTGACCGGCGGGCTGGGCAGCCCGCTGACCGCCAGCGCGCTGGCCGACAAACCCGCCAACAGCCTGGTGGCCACCATTCTGGACGGTCGCCCCGGCAGCGCCATGCCGCCGTGGCGACCGTTTGTCAGCGCCGACGAAGCGCGCTGGCTGGTTGAACAACTGCAACAAGGACGCCTGCCATGA
- a CDS encoding cytochrome D1 domain-containing protein, with product MIARLLSILSAALCLWLVACTSAPLRGTGDLGVVIERARGSVQIVEQRAMRSLGRVDGLGDLSHASVVFSRDGRYAYVFGRDGGLSQVDLLSQRLVKRVMQAGNSIGGAISSDGRIVAAQNYQPGGVKLFDADTLELLAEVSTGGSKVVGLADLPGNRFAFSLFEAGEIWLIDARQPRTPQVTRYPNIGRQPYDGLASQDGRHYLAGLYGEDGLALLDTWQPERGVRRILDGYGRGQAALPVYKMPHLRGWSLAGDYAFLPAIGHHQVLITDRRSWQEATRVPVYGQPVFVMAEPGGRRVWVNFAFPHNDTVQVIDVPSRHIVATLKPGRAILHMEFTARGDAVWLSSRDDNRLTVIDTATLNTVAELHAEQPSGIFFTWRAQRMGM from the coding sequence ATGATCGCCCGACTGCTTTCCATCCTGAGCGCCGCGCTCTGCCTGTGGCTGGTCGCCTGCACCAGCGCGCCGCTACGCGGCACCGGCGATCTGGGCGTGGTGATCGAACGCGCACGCGGCAGCGTGCAGATTGTCGAGCAACGCGCCATGCGCAGCCTGGGCCGAGTGGACGGCCTGGGCGATTTATCGCACGCCTCGGTAGTGTTCTCGCGCGATGGCCGCTACGCCTATGTGTTTGGCCGCGACGGCGGCTTAAGCCAGGTGGATTTGCTCAGCCAGCGGCTGGTCAAGCGGGTGATGCAGGCCGGCAACAGCATCGGCGGGGCGATTTCCAGCGACGGCCGGATTGTCGCCGCACAAAATTATCAGCCCGGTGGGGTGAAGCTGTTTGACGCCGACACGCTGGAACTGCTGGCCGAGGTGAGCACCGGTGGCTCAAAAGTGGTAGGCCTGGCCGACCTGCCCGGCAACCGCTTTGCCTTCAGCTTATTTGAAGCCGGCGAAATCTGGCTGATCGACGCCCGCCAGCCGCGCACGCCACAGGTCACCCGCTACCCGAACATTGGCCGCCAGCCCTACGACGGCCTGGCCAGCCAGGATGGCCGCCACTATCTGGCCGGTCTGTACGGCGAAGACGGCCTGGCGCTGCTGGACACCTGGCAGCCCGAGCGCGGCGTGCGCCGCATTCTGGATGGCTACGGGCGCGGGCAAGCCGCGCTGCCGGTGTACAAAATGCCGCACCTGCGCGGCTGGAGCCTGGCCGGCGACTACGCGTTTTTGCCGGCCATCGGCCACCACCAGGTGCTGATCACCGACCGGCGCAGCTGGCAGGAAGCCACCCGCGTGCCGGTGTACGGCCAGCCGGTGTTTGTCATGGCCGAGCCGGGCGGACGGCGGGTATGGGTGAACTTTGCCTTTCCGCATAACGACACCGTGCAGGTGATCGACGTGCCCAGCCGGCACATCGTCGCCACCCTGAAACCTGGCCGCGCCATCCTGCACATGGAATTCACCGCCCGTGGCGACGCGGTATGGCTGTCCAGCCGCGACGACAACCGCCTGACCGTGATCGACACCGCCACGCTGAACACCGTAGCCGAACTGCACGCCGAACAACCCTCGGGGATTTTTTTCACCTGGCGCGCGCAACGGATGGGGATGTGA
- a CDS encoding Lrp/AsnC family transcriptional regulator, with protein sequence MNALASHALPLALLDRHQRDFPLCPRPYAELAGQCGEQENDVMAALCRAQQAGVLARIGAVFAPNTVAASTLAALAVPPDRLAAVAAQVSARRAISHNYQRSHAYNLWFVASAADRAALDALLGEIAADTGLAVLDLPLEREYHIDLGFALCADATATPRQRDYTPRTLPPLTPAQRALLAALGAGLPLTPRPYLALANACGQSESWVLDTLSHWQASGVIRRFGMVLRHHELGYRANTMCVWQVPLAERDAMGQQLAQDPAVTLCYARPARGAHWPYTLFAMVHGKTRDAVDCDIDRLNRNYALTGLPQQRLYSLQRYTQRGPHYA encoded by the coding sequence ATGAACGCACTCGCTTCCCATGCCTTGCCGCTGGCCTTGCTGGATCGCCATCAGCGTGATTTTCCGTTGTGTCCTCGCCCCTACGCCGAGCTGGCCGGGCAATGCGGCGAGCAGGAAAACGATGTAATGGCGGCGTTATGCCGCGCTCAACAAGCCGGAGTGCTGGCGCGCATTGGCGCGGTGTTTGCCCCCAATACCGTGGCGGCCAGCACGCTGGCGGCGCTGGCCGTGCCACCCGACCGGCTGGCGGCTGTCGCCGCGCAGGTGAGCGCACGGCGCGCGATCAGCCACAACTACCAGCGCAGCCACGCCTACAACCTGTGGTTTGTCGCCAGTGCTGCCGACCGCGCCGCGCTGGACGCGCTACTGGGTGAGATAGCCGCCGACACCGGGCTGGCGGTGCTGGATTTGCCGCTGGAGCGGGAGTACCACATCGACCTGGGCTTTGCCCTGTGCGCCGACGCCACCGCCACACCGCGTCAGCGCGATTACACCCCGCGCACATTGCCGCCGTTGACGCCCGCTCAGCGGGCGCTGCTGGCCGCGCTGGGTGCTGGTCTGCCGTTGACGCCGCGTCCGTATCTGGCGCTGGCCAACGCCTGCGGCCAGTCCGAGTCCTGGGTGCTGGACACCCTCAGCCACTGGCAGGCCAGTGGGGTGATCCGCCGGTTTGGCATGGTACTGCGCCACCACGAACTGGGTTATCGGGCCAACACCATGTGCGTGTGGCAGGTGCCGCTGGCCGAGCGTGACGCCATGGGCCAGCAGCTGGCACAAGACCCGGCAGTCACGCTGTGCTACGCCCGCCCGGCGCGCGGCGCGCACTGGCCGTACACCCTGTTTGCCATGGTACACGGCAAAACCCGCGACGCGGTTGACTGCGACATCGACCGGCTGAACCGCAACTACGCGCTGACCGGCCTGCCACAGCAGCGTTTGTACTCCCTGCAGCGCTACACTCAGCGAGGCCCGCACTATGCTTGA
- a CDS encoding Lrp/AsnC family transcriptional regulator: MLDPTVQTLNPLDQAIVDQLQGGFPLLPAAFDHAAAPLGIRGETLIAQLDSLLARKVLTRFGPMFQIERMGGAFVLAALAVPEARFAEVTEQVNALPEVAHNYQRNHRLNMWCVLATAQPDGIARACARIEADTGLAVQAFPKLREYYVGMRFGVGGHAPVGVLDRAPDADTSPLTLDGDDTALVRACQAGLPRCPRPYQALGDLLGWSESQVIARLQALLEHGVIRRIGAVPNHYAIGYTANGMAVFDIDDADIDACGQRLGALPQVSHCYQRPRHLPDWPYNLFAMCHGSSHQSVLADVAELRRQLGRACRGHDVLFSTAILKKTGLRI; the protein is encoded by the coding sequence ATGCTTGACCCCACCGTGCAAACGCTCAATCCACTCGATCAGGCCATCGTCGACCAGTTGCAGGGCGGCTTTCCGCTGCTGCCCGCGGCATTTGACCACGCCGCCGCGCCGCTGGGCATTCGCGGCGAGACGCTGATCGCCCAGCTGGATAGCCTGCTGGCGCGCAAAGTGCTGACCCGGTTTGGCCCGATGTTCCAGATTGAGCGCATGGGCGGCGCCTTTGTGCTGGCGGCGCTGGCGGTGCCTGAGGCGCGTTTTGCCGAAGTGACCGAACAGGTGAACGCCCTGCCGGAAGTGGCGCACAACTACCAGCGCAACCACCGGCTGAACATGTGGTGTGTGCTGGCCACCGCCCAGCCCGATGGCATTGCCCGTGCCTGCGCCCGGATTGAAGCCGATACCGGGCTGGCGGTGCAGGCGTTTCCCAAGCTGCGCGAATACTATGTGGGCATGCGCTTTGGCGTGGGTGGCCATGCCCCGGTGGGCGTGCTCGACCGTGCCCCCGACGCTGACACCAGCCCGCTGACGCTGGACGGCGACGACACTGCACTGGTGCGCGCCTGCCAGGCTGGCCTGCCGCGTTGCCCGCGCCCGTATCAGGCGCTGGGCGACCTGCTGGGCTGGTCAGAAAGCCAGGTGATTGCCCGGCTGCAGGCCCTGCTGGAGCACGGCGTGATCCGCCGCATCGGTGCGGTGCCCAACCACTACGCCATTGGCTACACCGCCAACGGCATGGCGGTGTTCGACATTGACGACGCTGACATCGACGCCTGCGGCCAGCGCCTGGGCGCACTGCCGCAGGTCAGCCACTGCTACCAACGCCCCCGCCACCTGCCCGACTGGCCGTACAACCTGTTTGCCATGTGCCACGGTAGCAGCCATCAGTCCGTGCTGGCCGACGTGGCCGAACTGCGCCGCCAGCTGGGCCGCGCCTGCCGGGGCCATGATGTGCTGTTTTCCACCGCCATCCTGAAAAAGACCGGGCTGAGGATTTAG
- a CDS encoding nitrite reductase yields MKPVLGVLLAGLTLSLAAHAAPPQALYQQHCQSCHGEQRLGAMAPALLPQSLERIKPAEVLATIRDGRPATQMAGFASQLEAGEIQTLADWLRTPPDTPPRWGDADMLASHVQPVALASLPLTPLHHADPLNLFVVVEAGDHHVSIVDGDRFTVLARFASRFALHGGPKFSPDGRFVYFASRDGWVSQYDLHTLQTVAEIRVGLNTRNLAVSADGRWVLAGNTLPETLVLLDAHGLKPVKTLAVTSLQGQPSRVSAVYDAAPRQSFVVALKDVPELWEISYRPNAEPVYDGYVHDYAMGEALAKPGFLTPRRTPLEAVLDDFFFDPDYRHVIGASRDGRAQVVNLDIRRKITSLNLDGMPHLGSGITFSRDGHPLLATPNLKAGRVSVIDMSNWQSVAQIDTPGPGFFLRSHERTPYAWVDAMMSPRRDTLTLIDKRTLTVAHQLSLRPGKTNAHVEFTRDGRYALVSIMDSPGELVVVDAVTLREVAALPMMKPIGKYNVYNKTRRSEGTSH; encoded by the coding sequence ATGAAGCCCGTTCTTGGTGTTTTGCTGGCCGGCCTGACGCTGAGCCTGGCCGCCCATGCTGCGCCGCCACAGGCGCTGTATCAGCAGCATTGCCAAAGCTGCCATGGTGAACAACGGCTGGGTGCCATGGCCCCTGCGCTGCTGCCGCAAAGTCTGGAGCGGATTAAGCCGGCAGAGGTGCTGGCCACCATCCGTGATGGCCGCCCGGCCACGCAGATGGCCGGCTTTGCCAGCCAGCTGGAGGCGGGTGAAATCCAGACGCTGGCCGACTGGCTGCGCACCCCGCCCGACACACCGCCGCGTTGGGGCGATGCCGATATGCTCGCCAGCCATGTGCAGCCGGTGGCGCTGGCCAGCCTGCCGCTCACGCCGCTGCATCACGCCGACCCGCTCAATCTGTTTGTGGTGGTGGAAGCCGGCGACCACCATGTGTCGATTGTTGATGGCGACCGCTTTACCGTGCTGGCCCGTTTTGCCAGCCGCTTTGCCCTGCACGGCGGGCCAAAATTCAGCCCGGATGGGCGTTTTGTCTACTTTGCCAGCCGCGACGGCTGGGTCAGCCAGTATGATTTGCACACCCTGCAAACCGTGGCGGAAATTCGCGTGGGATTGAACACGCGCAATCTTGCTGTTTCTGCCGACGGGCGCTGGGTGCTGGCCGGCAATACCCTGCCGGAAACCCTGGTGCTGCTCGACGCCCACGGCCTCAAGCCAGTGAAAACCCTGGCAGTGACTTCCTTGCAGGGCCAGCCATCGCGGGTGTCAGCGGTGTATGACGCCGCACCGCGTCAGAGCTTTGTGGTGGCGCTCAAGGACGTGCCAGAGCTTTGGGAGATTTCTTACCGCCCAAACGCCGAGCCGGTGTACGACGGCTATGTTCACGACTACGCCATGGGCGAAGCGCTGGCCAAACCGGGTTTTCTCACCCCCCGGCGCACGCCGCTGGAGGCGGTGCTGGATGACTTTTTCTTTGACCCCGACTACCGCCATGTGATCGGTGCCTCGCGCGATGGCCGTGCGCAAGTGGTCAATCTGGACATCCGTCGCAAAATTACCAGCCTGAATCTGGACGGCATGCCGCATCTGGGTTCGGGCATCACCTTCAGCCGCGACGGCCATCCCCTGCTGGCCACCCCCAACCTGAAAGCCGGGCGGGTCAGCGTGATCGACATGAGCAACTGGCAAAGCGTGGCCCAGATTGACACCCCTGGGCCGGGGTTTTTTCTGCGCAGCCACGAACGCACCCCGTATGCCTGGGTGGATGCGATGATGAGCCCCCGGCGCGACACGCTGACGCTGATTGACAAGCGCACGCTGACGGTGGCGCATCAGCTTAGCCTGCGTCCGGGCAAGACCAATGCCCATGTGGAATTCACCCGCGATGGTCGCTACGCACTGGTCAGCATCATGGACAGCCCGGGCGAACTGGTGGTGGTGGACGCGGTTACCCTGCGTGAAGTGGCAGCGCTGCCGATGATGAAGCCGATTGGCAAATACAATGTGTACAACAAGACCCGCCGCTCGGAGGGGACCAGTCACTGA
- the nirJ gene encoding heme d1 biosynthesis radical SAM protein NirJ, producing MPCPRREGDDAGIPRYPSAAMLRLTTYLHTLLHPGPISPPRRPPGPVVIWNLVRRCNLTCQHCYSISADKDFPGELSTDEVFAVMDDLRGFGVPVLILSGGEPLLRPDIFAIGARAKALGFYLGLSSNGTLIDPAMAAYMAEVGFDYVGVSLDGIGATHDRFRRLAGGFDQAVAGIRLARDAGLKVGVRYTMTEDNADDLPALLQWVANEGIDKFYFSHLNYAGRGNKHRDSDARHARTRWAMDQLIETCLGHLQAGQPKEFVTGNNDADAVYLLQWAARHFPGQLDALHTRLRHWGGNASGVNVANIDNLGNVHPDTMWWDISLGNVRERPFSAIWPDVSHPLMAGLKQHPRPVSGRCGACAYLPVCNGNTRVRAWALTGDFWAADPACYLRDDELGLREGAYPLAELTRWQRQPQVSA from the coding sequence ATGCCTTGCCCCCGGCGGGAAGGCGACGATGCAGGCATTCCCCGCTACCCGAGTGCCGCCATGTTGCGCCTGACCACTTATCTGCACACCCTGCTGCATCCCGGCCCAATCAGTCCGCCACGCCGCCCGCCTGGGCCAGTGGTGATCTGGAATCTGGTGCGCCGCTGCAACCTGACCTGCCAGCACTGTTATTCGATTTCTGCTGACAAGGATTTTCCGGGGGAACTGAGCACCGACGAGGTGTTTGCCGTCATGGATGACCTGCGTGGGTTTGGTGTGCCGGTGTTGATTCTGTCGGGGGGCGAGCCGTTGTTGCGCCCGGATATTTTTGCCATTGGCGCACGCGCCAAGGCGCTCGGGTTTTATCTGGGTTTGTCCAGCAATGGCACGTTAATCGATCCGGCGATGGCGGCGTACATGGCCGAGGTGGGGTTTGATTATGTGGGCGTCAGCCTCGATGGCATCGGTGCTACCCACGATCGCTTTCGCCGGCTGGCCGGCGGCTTTGACCAGGCAGTGGCCGGCATTCGCCTGGCGCGTGACGCCGGACTGAAAGTGGGGGTGCGCTATACCATGACCGAGGACAATGCCGACGACTTGCCGGCGCTGCTGCAGTGGGTGGCCAACGAGGGTATCGACAAGTTCTATTTTTCTCATCTGAACTACGCCGGGCGCGGCAACAAGCACCGCGACAGCGATGCCCGCCACGCGCGCACGCGCTGGGCAATGGACCAACTGATCGAAACCTGTCTGGGCCATTTGCAGGCCGGCCAGCCCAAAGAGTTTGTCACCGGCAATAACGACGCCGATGCGGTGTATCTGCTGCAGTGGGCCGCCCGGCATTTTCCCGGGCAGCTGGACGCGCTGCACACCCGGCTGCGCCACTGGGGCGGCAATGCCAGCGGGGTGAACGTGGCCAATATCGACAATCTGGGCAATGTTCACCCCGACACCATGTGGTGGGACATCTCTCTGGGCAATGTCCGCGAGCGGCCCTTTTCGGCCATCTGGCCGGATGTCAGCCACCCGCTGATGGCCGGGCTGAAACAGCATCCGCGCCCGGTCAGCGGTCGTTGCGGCGCATGTGCCTACCTGCCGGTGTGCAATGGCAATACCCGGGTGCGCGCCTGGGCGCTGACCGGAGATTTCTGGGCGGCGGATCCGGCGTGTTATTTACGCGATGACGAACTGGGCCTGCGTGAAGGCGCATATCCGCTGGCTGAACTGACCCGCTGGCAGCGCCAGCCGCAGGTGAGCGCATGA
- a CDS encoding methyl-accepting chemotaxis protein translates to MRLHLSIGKKLLLLIALAVGSLLIVGGVALDQMGKMEQSLNQTNQRIIPAIRAVHQLQSDFTQVRITLLYHILLTDPASMTANEQQLATLRRSLAHQLAAYQPLVSDAQEQRYLDHSAALLKEYFFMADQIIALSQRNMDDAATGLAQENKPMIDQLASTLGEHVRYKETQAQQHGAASQADHHFGLRLLWSQIVLAVLSTVALGVLVHRGVTRSLRQMLTLFNTVEQRLDFTLRLPVTGRDEVGQTSQALNALLDKLQASFRHIHTQAADLAGSASTMAQIAGHLSTASRTQSQAARQITDTVQQLGASASQVADSADHARQLSATALQQARHSESMMEHTADAIHSLAATVNTSSAQVRQLDERSASINSVLTVIGEVAAQTNLLALNAAIEAARAGEQGRGFAVVADEVRKLAERTALSTDEIGQTLSAMRSSASQTVSVIDSAVDQVDSSVAGARQANQAMHHIGSSAEQIASVVDNIAQAVSAQKTANHAISRDIAQIADMSQHNTELAASTEATAAQLAQLADDMAAVVGQYRV, encoded by the coding sequence ATGAGGCTGCACCTGAGCATTGGCAAGAAACTGCTGCTCCTGATTGCGCTGGCGGTGGGCAGCCTGCTGATTGTCGGCGGCGTGGCGCTGGATCAAATGGGCAAGATGGAGCAAAGCCTGAACCAGACCAACCAGCGCATCATCCCGGCCATCCGCGCCGTGCACCAGCTGCAAAGCGACTTCACCCAGGTGCGCATCACCCTGCTCTACCACATCCTGCTCACCGACCCGGCCAGCATGACTGCCAATGAACAACAGCTGGCCACGCTCCGGCGCTCGCTCGCCCATCAACTGGCGGCTTATCAGCCACTGGTCAGCGATGCCCAGGAACAACGCTACCTGGACCATAGCGCCGCGCTGCTCAAGGAGTATTTTTTCATGGCCGATCAAATCATCGCCCTGTCGCAGCGCAATATGGACGATGCCGCCACCGGGCTAGCGCAAGAAAACAAGCCGATGATCGACCAGCTGGCCAGCACCCTTGGCGAACATGTGCGTTACAAGGAAACGCAGGCGCAGCAGCATGGGGCCGCATCGCAGGCAGATCATCACTTTGGCCTGCGCCTGCTGTGGTCGCAAATTGTGCTGGCGGTGCTGTCCACCGTGGCGCTGGGCGTGCTGGTGCATCGCGGCGTAACCCGCTCGTTGCGGCAGATGCTCACCCTGTTCAACACCGTGGAACAACGGCTGGACTTTACCCTGCGCCTGCCAGTGACTGGCCGCGACGAAGTGGGCCAGACCAGCCAGGCACTGAATGCGCTGCTGGACAAATTGCAGGCCAGTTTCCGCCATATCCACACCCAGGCCGCCGACCTGGCCGGCAGCGCCAGCACCATGGCGCAGATTGCCGGGCACTTGTCCACAGCCTCGCGCACACAAAGCCAGGCGGCCCGGCAGATTACCGACACGGTGCAGCAGCTGGGTGCATCGGCCAGCCAGGTGGCAGATTCAGCCGATCACGCCCGCCAGCTCTCCGCCACTGCGCTGCAGCAAGCGCGCCACAGCGAAAGCATGATGGAACACACTGCCGACGCCATCCACAGCCTGGCCGCCACCGTCAACACCTCGTCGGCGCAGGTGCGCCAGCTGGATGAACGCAGCGCCAGCATCAATAGCGTGCTGACGGTCATTGGTGAGGTGGCGGCACAAACCAATCTGCTGGCGCTCAATGCCGCGATTGAAGCCGCCCGCGCCGGTGAACAAGGGCGCGGCTTTGCCGTGGTGGCCGACGAAGTGCGCAAGCTGGCCGAGCGCACCGCGCTATCCACCGATGAAATCGGCCAGACCCTCAGCGCCATGCGCAGCAGCGCCAGCCAGACCGTCAGCGTGATCGACAGCGCAGTGGACCAAGTGGACAGCAGCGTGGCCGGCGCACGCCAGGCCAACCAGGCCATGCACCATATTGGCAGCAGCGCCGAGCAGATTGCCAGCGTGGTGGACAATATCGCCCAGGCAGTCAGCGCGCAAAAAACCGCCAACCATGCCATCTCGCGCGATATTGCGCAGATTGCCGATATGTCGCAGCACAACACCGAACTGGCCGCCAGCACGGAAGCCACCGCCGCGCAGCTGGCGCAACTGGCCGATGACATGGCGGCGGTAGTCGGGCAGTATCGGGTGTAG
- a CDS encoding heme-binding protein — protein sequence MTPLLFASLPLDSADTLASQAIHAAQQAGVAICVAVVDHAGHTLVAKRMPGAPLHSLDIALDKAFTAVSFGFPTGDWQARLAERPSLLRHGLNQRPRFIGFGGGLPVYHDGQRLGAIGVSGGSEAQDVAFAQAALSASGVV from the coding sequence ATGACCCCACTCCTGTTTGCCTCGCTGCCGCTGGACAGCGCCGACACGCTGGCCAGCCAGGCCATTCACGCCGCCCAGCAAGCTGGCGTGGCCATTTGCGTGGCGGTGGTTGACCACGCCGGCCACACCCTGGTGGCCAAACGCATGCCCGGCGCGCCCTTGCATTCGCTGGACATTGCCCTGGACAAGGCATTTACCGCCGTCAGCTTTGGCTTTCCCACCGGCGACTGGCAGGCCCGGCTGGCCGAGCGCCCGTCGCTATTGCGCCATGGCCTGAACCAGCGCCCACGCTTTATCGGATTTGGCGGTGGCCTGCCGGTATACCACGACGGCCAGCGGCTGGGGGCCATTGGCGTTTCCGGCGGCAGTGAAGCGCAGGATGTGGCATTTGCCCAGGCCGCGCTGAGTGCGTCCGGGGTGGTGTAA
- a CDS encoding Rpn family recombination-promoting nuclease/putative transposase produces MAHLHDNGYKYLFSHAELVQELLEAFAPPGVSALLDYTTLRLENGNYVTPAMKPRADDLVWSVELQGRRIYLYLLLEFQSTPDDTMPARMLQYVAALYDHLLRSKAVNPAEGLPPVLPIVLYNGDARWRQSSELYDLIRVHPQVLKAFQPRLKFWLLDEGAFPAAELEDTQRVVAAIFRFEHTPDSAAAKQAIRCLAQAIAQSPFKQRIDRVVTRWIKHRLQSKMPGLAVPDAEELTKGMDMLETNIDRWEAQAIAKGMEQGILQGMQQGIQQGMQQGEALLLQRLLTRRFGVLSATQLANIAAATPAQLETWGDRVLEAKSLDEVFGDTRH; encoded by the coding sequence ATGGCACACCTCCACGACAACGGTTATAAATACCTGTTTTCCCACGCCGAACTGGTGCAGGAACTGCTGGAAGCTTTTGCCCCGCCGGGGGTGTCTGCTTTGTTGGATTACACCACCTTGCGGCTAGAAAACGGCAACTACGTCACCCCGGCGATGAAGCCTCGGGCGGATGATCTTGTCTGGTCGGTGGAGTTGCAGGGACGGCGGATTTACTTGTATCTGCTGCTGGAATTCCAATCCACCCCAGACGACACCATGCCGGCGCGCATGCTGCAATATGTGGCCGCGCTGTACGATCATCTGCTGCGCAGCAAGGCAGTCAATCCCGCCGAAGGGCTGCCCCCGGTATTGCCCATCGTGCTGTATAACGGCGACGCCCGCTGGCGGCAAAGCAGCGAACTCTACGATCTGATTCGCGTCCATCCGCAGGTGCTGAAAGCCTTTCAGCCCCGGCTGAAATTCTGGCTACTGGACGAAGGGGCATTCCCCGCTGCCGAGCTGGAAGACACGCAGCGCGTGGTAGCGGCCATCTTTCGCTTCGAGCACACGCCAGATAGCGCAGCGGCCAAGCAAGCCATCCGTTGTCTTGCCCAAGCGATTGCCCAATCGCCATTCAAGCAGCGCATCGACCGGGTGGTGACGCGCTGGATAAAACACCGGCTGCAGAGCAAAATGCCCGGACTGGCCGTGCCCGATGCCGAAGAATTGACGAAAGGGATGGATATGCTGGAAACCAATATTGACCGCTGGGAAGCGCAGGCGATTGCCAAGGGGATGGAGCAGGGTATTCTTCAGGGGATGCAGCAAGGTATTCAGCAGGGGATGCAACAGGGTGAAGCCTTATTGCTGCAACGACTGTTGACCCGCCGTTTCGGTGTGCTGTCGGCCACGCAGCTGGCCAATATTGCCGCTGCCACGCCGGCCCAGCTGGAAACCTGGGGCGACCGGGTGCTGGAGGCCAAATCGCTGGATGAGGTATTTGGCGACACCCGGCACTGA
- a CDS encoding Crp/Fnr family transcriptional regulator: MSQIDIAALLHHQPMFHQLSDAQIQALLPATREVRGQKGQVIFHRGDPCDGLYLVVYGRVKLAITSAQGTEKVIEIIHPGQSFAEAVMFLGTPCPVMAQFLEDGLLLQVDARSIDQAMSTDPAFARRLLAGLSMRLHSLIRDVERYSIESSTQRVLGYLLQCTDPEHGLQQVVTLPVNKNLIASRLNLTPETFSRVLHQLSDAGLLTVNGRDITLLDLDKVRGFGCS; this comes from the coding sequence ATGAGCCAGATCGACATCGCCGCCCTGCTGCACCACCAGCCGATGTTCCACCAACTCAGCGATGCCCAGATTCAGGCCTTGCTGCCCGCCACCCGCGAAGTGCGCGGACAAAAAGGCCAGGTGATCTTTCATCGCGGCGACCCGTGCGACGGCCTGTATCTGGTGGTGTATGGCCGGGTCAAGCTGGCCATCACCTCGGCGCAAGGCACCGAGAAAGTGATTGAAATCATCCATCCCGGCCAGAGCTTTGCCGAAGCGGTGATGTTTCTGGGCACCCCCTGCCCGGTGATGGCGCAGTTTCTGGAAGATGGCCTGCTGCTGCAAGTGGACGCCCGCTCGATAGACCAGGCCATGAGCACAGACCCGGCCTTTGCCCGCCGCCTGCTGGCCGGCCTGTCGATGCGCCTGCACAGCCTGATCCGCGATGTTGAACGCTACTCGATTGAAAGCTCCACCCAGCGTGTGCTGGGCTACCTGCTGCAATGCACCGACCCGGAACACGGCCTGCAACAGGTGGTCACCCTGCCGGTGAACAAAAACCTGATTGCCTCACGGCTCAATCTCACCCCGGAAACCTTTTCGCGGGTGCTGCACCAACTGAGCGACGCCGGCCTGCTGACGGTGAATGGTCGCGATATTACCTTGCTGGATCTGGATAAAGTGCGGGGGTTTGGGTGTAGTTGA